A single region of the Mus caroli chromosome 16, CAROLI_EIJ_v1.1, whole genome shotgun sequence genome encodes:
- the Apod gene encoding apolipoprotein D has translation MVTTLMFLATLVGLFTTAKGQNFHLGKCPSPPVQENFDVKKYLGRWYEIEKIPASFEKGNCIQANYSLMENGNIEVLNKELSLDGTMNQVKGEAKQSNVSEPAKLEVQFFKLMPPAPYWILATDYENYALVYSCTTFFWLFHVDFVWILGRNPYLPPETITYLKDILTSNDIDIEKMTSTDQANCPDFL, from the exons ATGGTGACCACGCTGATGTTCCTGGCCACGCTGGTGGGTCTCTTCACCACAGCCAAAGGACAAAATTTCCATCTTGGGAAATGCCCGTCTCCTCCTGTGCAAGAGAATTTTGACGTGAAAAAG TATCTTGGAAGATGGTACGAAATTGAGAAGATCCCAGCGAGCTTTGAGAAAGGAAACTGCATTCAAGCCAACTACTCGCTGATGGAGAACGGAAACATCGAAGTACTAAACAAGGAGCTGAG TCTGGATGGAACCATGAACCAAGTTAAGGGTGAAGCCAAACAGAGCAACGTCTCGGAGCCAGCCAAGCTGGAAGTCCAGTTCTTCAAGT TGATGCCACCAGCACCCTACTGGATCCTGGCCACTGATTATGAAAACTACGCCCTCGTGTACTCCTGCACCACCTTCTTCTGGCTCTTCCATGTGGATTTTGTTTGGATTCTCGGAAGAAATCCTTATCTCCCTCCAGAAACAATAACCTACCTAAAAGATATCCTTACTTCTAATGACATCGACATCGAAAAAATGACATCAACAGATCAAGCGAACTGCCCTGACTTCCTGTAA